One window from the genome of Breoghania sp. L-A4 encodes:
- a CDS encoding MFS transporter codes for MGGALVGVAAGLLAAWAIFEQAFVMFCLASALSGFVGALVQQYRFAAADTASEMFKPKAISWVMAGGVLAGIIGPQTVIFTVDLFEPVLFAGTFVALAGLNVLSFVILSLIRIPPPETGVVTARGRPILEIISQRRFIVAAACGIATYALMSFVMTATPLAMVACGLTQTDATLAIQWHVLAMFGPSFFTGHLIAKFGKERVVATGLALLAGCGMVALAGVAVENFWIALVLLGLGWNLGFIGATAMVTDTYRPEERNKVQATNDFLVFGFVAAASFSSGTVLHISGWATINWMLFPAVALCLTLLAWLVWSERRATVL; via the coding sequence ATGGGTGGCGCGCTGGTTGGCGTGGCCGCCGGACTTCTCGCCGCCTGGGCGATCTTCGAGCAGGCCTTTGTCATGTTCTGCCTGGCCAGCGCGCTCAGCGGCTTTGTCGGGGCCTTGGTGCAGCAGTACCGATTCGCCGCGGCCGACACGGCCAGCGAGATGTTCAAGCCCAAGGCAATCTCCTGGGTCATGGCCGGCGGGGTGCTGGCCGGGATCATCGGGCCCCAGACGGTCATCTTCACGGTCGATCTGTTCGAGCCGGTGCTGTTCGCCGGCACATTCGTCGCGCTCGCCGGGCTCAATGTCCTGAGCTTCGTGATTCTCTCGCTGATCCGGATTCCGCCGCCGGAGACGGGCGTCGTCACCGCGCGCGGGCGTCCGATACTGGAAATCATCTCCCAGCGCCGGTTTATCGTCGCCGCGGCCTGCGGCATCGCCACCTACGCGCTGATGAGCTTCGTGATGACCGCCACGCCGCTGGCGATGGTTGCCTGCGGGCTCACCCAGACCGATGCGACCCTGGCCATCCAGTGGCACGTGCTGGCGATGTTCGGACCGAGCTTCTTCACCGGCCATCTGATCGCCAAATTCGGCAAGGAGCGGGTGGTGGCCACCGGTCTGGCGCTTCTGGCCGGTTGCGGCATGGTCGCGCTGGCCGGGGTCGCGGTCGAGAATTTCTGGATTGCCCTTGTTTTACTTGGCCTTGGCTGGAATCTCGGGTTCATCGGCGCGACCGCCATGGTGACCGACACCTACCGCCCCGAGGAGCGCAACAAGGTGCAGGCGACCAATGATTTTCTGGTCTTCGGCTTCGTCGCCGCGGCGTCGTTTTCGTCCGGAACCGTGCTGCACATATCCGGCTGGGCCACAATAAACTGGATGTTGTTTCCCGCCGTCGCCTTGTGCCTCACGCTGCTGGCGTGGCTGGTCTGGAGCGAAAGGCGCGCGACGGTGCTCTGA
- a CDS encoding riboflavin synthase produces MFTGIVTDIGRVLSAIDIPAGRRTRIATRYDADGIDIGASIACGGPCHTVTAKGRDGERNWFEVESGAETLALTTAGDWREGTRLNLERSLCIGDELGGHMVAGHVDGLAEIVERRDHPDSAYFRFRAPHALARFIAKKGSVALDGTSLTVNEVEGDEFSVFLIPHTLSETTWNERKAGDRVNLEVDTMARYAARLAEFG; encoded by the coding sequence ATGTTTACCGGCATCGTCACCGACATCGGCCGCGTGCTATCGGCCATCGATATTCCCGCCGGCCGGCGCACCCGCATCGCCACCCGCTACGATGCCGACGGCATCGACATCGGCGCGTCGATCGCCTGCGGCGGCCCGTGCCACACGGTGACCGCCAAGGGCCGTGACGGGGAGCGGAACTGGTTCGAGGTTGAATCGGGCGCCGAGACGCTGGCCCTGACCACGGCGGGCGACTGGCGCGAGGGAACGCGGCTCAATCTCGAGCGCTCGCTGTGTATTGGCGATGAACTCGGCGGCCACATGGTCGCGGGGCACGTGGATGGTCTCGCGGAGATCGTCGAGCGCCGCGATCATCCCGACAGCGCCTATTTCCGCTTCCGCGCGCCGCATGCGCTCGCCCGTTTCATCGCAAAAAAGGGCTCGGTTGCCCTGGACGGCACCTCGCTGACCGTCAACGAGGTGGAGGGCGACGAATTCTCCGTTTTCCTCATCCCTCACACGCTGAGCGAGACCACGTGGAACGAACGCAAGGCCGGCGACCGGGTCAACCTGGAAGTCGACACCATGGCGCGCTATGCCGCGCGGCTGGCCGAGTTCGGCTGA
- the ribH gene encoding 6,7-dimethyl-8-ribityllumazine synthase, whose translation MAAPHILIIDARFYGDLADELVNGATASLDAAGASYDRISVPGVLEIPAALSMALIAAEDGGAQYDGFVLLGCVIRGETSHYDIVAGESARAVMEMTIDGALAVGNGILTVENSDQAWARARVSDKNKGGGAADAALAMIAVRDRLGA comes from the coding sequence ATGGCGGCACCGCACATCCTCATCATCGACGCCCGCTTCTATGGCGATCTGGCCGATGAACTCGTCAATGGCGCGACCGCATCGCTTGACGCCGCCGGCGCATCCTACGACCGTATCTCGGTGCCCGGCGTTCTCGAGATCCCGGCCGCCCTGTCGATGGCGCTGATCGCGGCGGAAGACGGCGGCGCGCAGTACGACGGGTTCGTGCTGCTCGGTTGCGTCATTCGCGGCGAGACCAGCCATTATGATATCGTGGCGGGCGAAAGCGCGCGCGCCGTCATGGAGATGACCATCGACGGCGCCCTGGCGGTCGGCAACGGCATCCTGACGGTCGAAAATTCCGACCAGGCTTGGGCCCGCGCCCGCGTCAGCGACAAGAACAAGGGCGGCGGCGCGGCCGATGCGGCGCTTGCCATGATCGCGGTCCGAGACCGCCTCGGAGCCTGA
- the nusB gene encoding transcription antitermination factor NusB encodes MHPSAPGKGGKSADPSGDKPASGAREVKPANKRGLARLAAVQALYQMELGGTQLSDIVAEYETFRLGKELDGEQYRDADAGWFRDLMHGVVAEQREIDPRVHTALAQDWPLKRIDSILRAILRAGVFELIRRKDVPARVVISEYIEVAKAFFSEDEPRMVNAVLDRIARDLRPEEFETKAPGDAE; translated from the coding sequence ATGCATCCGTCCGCCCCAGGCAAAGGCGGCAAGTCCGCCGATCCGTCCGGTGACAAGCCCGCCAGCGGCGCGCGCGAGGTCAAGCCCGCCAACAAGCGCGGTCTGGCCCGGCTCGCCGCGGTCCAGGCGCTGTATCAGATGGAACTCGGCGGCACCCAGCTTTCCGACATCGTTGCCGAGTACGAGACCTTCCGGCTCGGAAAGGAGCTCGACGGCGAGCAGTACCGCGACGCCGACGCCGGCTGGTTCCGCGACCTCATGCACGGCGTCGTCGCCGAGCAGCGCGAGATCGATCCGCGCGTGCACACCGCATTGGCGCAGGACTGGCCGCTCAAGCGCATCGATTCCATCCTGCGCGCCATCCTGCGCGCGGGCGTATTCGAGCTGATCCGCCGCAAGGACGTGCCGGCCCGCGTGGTCATCAGCGAGTACATCGAGGTCGCCAAGGCGTTCTTCAGCGAGGACGAGCCGCGCATGGTCAACGCCGTGCTGGACCGGATCGCCCGCGATCTGCGGCCCGAGGAATTCGAAACGAAGGCTCCGGGCGACGCGGAATAA
- the glyA gene encoding serine hydroxymethyltransferase, whose amino-acid sequence MSMTDSSLGAPISPDFFARSLAEADPEVAASIASELSRQRHEIELIASENIVSRAVLEAQGSIMTNKYAEGYPGRRYYGGCEFVDVAENLAIERVTKLFGCAFANVQPNSGSQANQSVLLALSKPGDTILGMSLDAGGHLTHGARPNLSGKWFNAVQYGLNVETGLIDYDQLEALAREHKPAVIIAGGSAYSRVIDFAKFRAIADEVGAYLHVDMAHFAGLVAAGVHPSPFPHAHVVTSTTHKTLRGPRGGLVLTNDETIAKKINSAVFPGLQGGPLMHVIAGKAVAFGEALRPDFKVYAKAVAENAKVLAQTLVEGGLDIVSGGTDTHLMLVDLRPKELTGKSAEASLGRANITCNKNGVPNDPQKPTITSGIRLGTPAATTRGFGAAEFREVGLLITEVLDGLKTANSEDANQAVEAAVRAKVVALTSRFPIYES is encoded by the coding sequence ATGTCGATGACAGACAGTTCGCTCGGCGCGCCGATCAGCCCTGATTTTTTCGCCCGCTCGCTCGCCGAAGCGGATCCCGAGGTGGCCGCCTCGATCGCCTCGGAGCTGTCGCGTCAGCGGCATGAGATCGAGTTGATCGCCTCGGAGAACATCGTCTCGCGCGCCGTTCTCGAGGCGCAGGGCTCGATCATGACCAACAAGTATGCCGAGGGCTATCCGGGCCGTCGCTATTATGGCGGTTGCGAGTTTGTCGACGTCGCGGAAAACCTCGCCATCGAGCGCGTCACGAAGCTGTTCGGCTGCGCCTTCGCCAATGTGCAGCCCAATTCCGGCAGCCAGGCCAACCAGTCGGTGCTGCTGGCGCTGTCCAAGCCGGGCGACACGATTCTCGGCATGAGCCTGGACGCCGGCGGTCACCTGACCCACGGCGCAAGGCCGAACCTGTCTGGCAAGTGGTTCAACGCCGTGCAGTACGGTCTCAATGTGGAAACCGGCCTGATCGACTACGACCAGCTCGAAGCCCTGGCGCGCGAGCACAAGCCCGCGGTGATCATCGCCGGCGGCTCGGCCTATTCGCGCGTCATCGACTTCGCGAAGTTCCGCGCGATCGCCGATGAAGTCGGCGCCTATCTGCATGTCGACATGGCGCATTTCGCCGGTCTCGTGGCGGCCGGCGTGCACCCGAGCCCGTTCCCGCACGCCCATGTGGTCACCTCGACGACCCACAAGACCCTGCGCGGTCCGCGCGGCGGTCTCGTGCTGACCAACGACGAGACGATCGCCAAGAAGATCAATTCGGCGGTGTTCCCGGGCCTGCAGGGCGGTCCGCTCATGCATGTGATCGCCGGCAAGGCGGTGGCCTTCGGCGAGGCGCTGCGCCCGGACTTCAAGGTCTATGCGAAGGCGGTTGCCGAGAACGCCAAGGTCCTGGCGCAGACGCTGGTGGAAGGCGGTCTCGACATCGTCTCCGGCGGCACCGACACCCATCTGATGCTGGTCGATCTGCGTCCCAAGGAACTGACGGGCAAGTCGGCCGAGGCCTCGCTGGGTCGCGCCAACATCACCTGCAACAAGAATGGCGTTCCCAACGATCCGCAGAAGCCGACGATCACCTCGGGCATCCGTCTCGGCACCCCGGCCGCCACGACGCGCGGCTTTGGCGCGGCGGAATTCCGCGAAGTCGGGCTGCTGATCACCGAAGTGCTGGACGGCCTGAAGACGGCCAACAGCGAAGACGCCAATCAGGCGGTGGAAGCCGCGGTGCGCGCCAAGGTGGTGGCGCTGACCAGCCGCTTCCCGATCTACGAAAGCTAG
- the ribD gene encoding bifunctional diaminohydroxyphosphoribosylaminopyrimidine deaminase/5-amino-6-(5-phosphoribosylamino)uracil reductase RibD, with protein MIPAGASTLIAPQTANRPDAGAIAPEDARFMRAALAIGRRTRGLTWPNPAVGAVIVREIDGQPVIVGRGATAPSGRPHAEILALRQAGDAAKGATAYVTLEPCAHWGRSGPCAVALAEHGVRRVVVGASDINPRVKDKGVEILRAAGVEVVMGVLARECHDAHIGHFRRFAERRPQVQLKLAISRDGFIGRREGSQIHITGPEIQRFVHVMRAEADGILVGLGTVLNDDPDLTCRLEGMEDRSPIRFVLDSTARLPLGSNLVRTAREVPVKLITTPAAPIERTSALMAAGVEIITVAEDEHGRVQVPAALGALAHRGITRLMVEGGGATAGSFVAAGLVDEAYLSFGPVDIGEGGVPPLGPVPLETLTKDPHFELRDQCVLGQDRLIHLWRP; from the coding sequence GTGATCCCGGCGGGCGCCTCAACCCTGATCGCGCCGCAGACGGCCAATCGCCCGGATGCCGGCGCCATTGCGCCTGAAGACGCGCGCTTCATGCGCGCGGCGCTCGCCATCGGCCGCCGCACTCGCGGTCTCACCTGGCCCAATCCCGCCGTCGGCGCCGTGATCGTGCGCGAGATCGATGGCCAGCCGGTCATCGTCGGCCGCGGCGCGACAGCCCCGAGCGGCCGCCCTCATGCCGAGATCCTCGCCCTGCGTCAGGCGGGCGATGCGGCGAAAGGGGCCACGGCCTATGTCACCCTCGAGCCCTGCGCCCACTGGGGCCGCAGCGGGCCTTGCGCGGTGGCGCTGGCCGAGCACGGCGTGCGCCGGGTGGTGGTGGGCGCCTCCGACATCAATCCCCGCGTCAAGGACAAGGGCGTCGAAATCCTGCGCGCCGCGGGCGTCGAGGTGGTGATGGGCGTGCTCGCGCGCGAATGCCATGACGCCCATATCGGCCACTTCCGCCGCTTCGCCGAACGCCGCCCGCAGGTCCAGCTCAAGCTGGCGATCTCGCGCGACGGCTTCATCGGCCGCCGGGAAGGCAGCCAGATCCACATCACGGGCCCGGAAATCCAGCGCTTCGTGCACGTCATGCGCGCCGAGGCCGACGGCATTCTGGTGGGCCTGGGCACCGTACTCAACGACGATCCGGATCTCACCTGCCGCCTGGAGGGCATGGAGGACCGCTCGCCGATCCGCTTCGTGCTCGACAGCACCGCGCGCCTGCCATTGGGCTCGAATCTGGTGCGCACGGCGCGCGAGGTGCCCGTCAAGCTGATCACAACGCCCGCGGCCCCCATCGAGCGCACATCGGCGCTGATGGCCGCCGGCGTCGAGATCATCACGGTCGCCGAGGACGAGCACGGCCGGGTGCAGGTGCCCGCCGCGCTCGGGGCGCTGGCGCATCGCGGCATCACCCGGCTGATGGTCGAGGGCGGGGGAGCGACTGCGGGCAGCTTCGTGGCCGCCGGTCTCGTCGACGAGGCCTATCTCTCCTTCGGACCGGTGGATATCGGCGAGGGCGGCGTGCCGCCGCTGGGACCCGTGCCGCTGGAAACCCTGACCAAGGATCCCCATTTCGAGCTGCGCGACCAATGCGTTCTCGGCCAGGACCGGCTGATCCATCTGTGGAGACCGTGA
- the thiL gene encoding thiamine-phosphate kinase has translation MSRIGEFELIERYLAPLATDPGSFELVDDAAVLTPPPGHDLVLTKDMLAAGVHFFPDDPPAAIAQKALRVNLSDLAAKGAQPLGYLLGLGLPQGWEEEWIAGFSAGLRADQADYGVVLYGGDTIKSGNGMVLSVTAIGHVPAGRAVRRHGARPGDHLYATGTIGDAALGLRLRLDPASCGAWALSEAERGHLLGRYLLPRPRVAAAPAVLRYARASMDISDGLAGDLGKLLSASGVGADVEVARVPLSDAARRATASDPTALATALTGGDDYELLVAVSPDDAPAFERMLAQARVESVRIGVVTQGAARARFINDGGGELTLGQASYAHF, from the coding sequence ATGAGCCGAATAGGCGAATTCGAGCTGATCGAGCGCTATCTTGCGCCCCTGGCCACCGACCCCGGCAGTTTCGAGCTTGTCGATGATGCGGCCGTGCTCACGCCGCCGCCGGGGCATGACCTGGTTCTGACCAAGGACATGCTGGCCGCGGGGGTGCATTTTTTTCCCGATGACCCGCCCGCCGCCATCGCGCAAAAGGCCCTGCGCGTCAATCTTTCCGATCTCGCCGCCAAGGGCGCGCAGCCGCTGGGCTATCTGCTCGGCCTCGGCCTGCCGCAAGGCTGGGAGGAGGAGTGGATCGCCGGATTCAGCGCCGGGCTCAGGGCCGATCAGGCAGACTACGGCGTGGTGCTTTATGGCGGCGACACCATCAAGTCCGGCAACGGCATGGTGCTATCTGTGACAGCCATCGGCCACGTGCCCGCCGGCCGGGCGGTGCGCCGCCACGGCGCGCGCCCGGGGGATCATCTCTATGCGACGGGCACCATCGGCGATGCGGCGCTGGGGCTGAGGCTGCGGCTTGACCCGGCATCCTGCGGGGCCTGGGCTCTGAGCGAGGCGGAGCGGGGCCATCTGCTCGGCCGCTATCTGCTGCCTCGTCCGCGTGTGGCCGCCGCTCCCGCCGTCTTGCGCTACGCCCGCGCCTCGATGGACATATCCGACGGTCTTGCGGGCGATCTCGGCAAGCTCCTGAGCGCGTCCGGTGTCGGCGCGGATGTGGAGGTCGCCCGCGTTCCGCTGTCCGATGCCGCGCGCCGCGCCACGGCCTCCGACCCCACGGCTCTCGCCACGGCGCTGACCGGTGGCGATGACTACGAGCTCCTTGTCGCGGTGTCGCCGGACGACGCTCCGGCATTCGAACGCATGCTCGCGCAAGCGCGTGTCGAGTCCGTCCGGATCGGCGTGGTGACGCAAGGCGCGGCTCGCGCGCGCTTCATCAATGACGGTGGCGGGGAACTGACGCTGGGGCAGGCCAGCTACGCGCATTTCTGA
- the nrdR gene encoding transcriptional regulator NrdR: protein MRCPYCGGEETQVKDSRPTEDNTAIRRRRICSTCGGRFTTFERVQLRELTVVKRTGRRVPFDRDKLMESVQIALRKRPVEPERIDRMVSGIVRQLESSGESDIASEFIGTLVMDGLKTLDDVAYVRFASVYRNFREAKDFEALLDELSGGELEPAASAPGDPPPEREDL from the coding sequence ATGCGGTGCCCCTATTGCGGCGGCGAGGAAACCCAGGTCAAGGACTCGCGTCCGACCGAGGACAACACGGCGATCCGCCGTCGCCGCATCTGCTCGACCTGCGGCGGCCGCTTTACGACGTTCGAACGCGTGCAACTGCGCGAACTGACGGTCGTCAAGCGGACGGGGCGCCGGGTTCCCTTCGATCGTGACAAGCTGATGGAATCGGTCCAGATCGCGCTGCGCAAGCGGCCGGTCGAGCCCGAGCGCATCGATCGCATGGTCTCCGGCATCGTGCGTCAGCTCGAAAGCTCCGGCGAGAGCGATATCGCCTCGGAGTTCATCGGCACATTGGTGATGGACGGGCTCAAGACGCTTGACGACGTCGCCTATGTCCGCTTCGCCTCGGTCTACCGCAATTTCCGGGAGGCCAAGGATTTCGAGGCGCTGCTGGACGAGTTGAGCGGCGGCGAACTGGAGCCCGCGGCATCGGCCCCGGGAGACCCGCCGCCGGAGCGCGAGGACCTGTGA